The Lycium ferocissimum isolate CSIRO_LF1 chromosome 8, AGI_CSIRO_Lferr_CH_V1, whole genome shotgun sequence DNA segment CTCTAGTCAACCATGGGACACCCATCAAGTCAAGGATCTTCTTGGGACCAACTTCTgcaaaacattaaaaaaaaaaaaaaaaaaaaaaaacattatcaCAATATCCCAAGAAAATAATTACTAGAAATATGTAGAGAAAAACTTTATGAATGGAACTAAAATTTTGGTTTTCATCATTTGGTGCAACTTACTTGAGAGTAAACAGAAATTTCAATGAACTTACTGTCATATCCTATCTGGTTTACAGCCTTGACAAATTTCTGATGAAGATCTACAGTCCAAACTACTCTGGCTTTCTTCATGGAAGGAGAATCAACACATCTTGAATCAGACATTTCTTTGTCATCATGCTTATTCTCAAaatcctttctcttctttcctgAAAGGATTTGAGATCCATTAAACATCCACACTTCATCATGTTGGTCCAGTTCATGATTTCTAGTGTCCCTTGCTTCCTGCATCTTTTTTCTTAGTACATGCTGCCATATGTTCCTAAGTTCTTTCATCCGTATAGGCTTTAAGAGATAATCACAAGCACCGTGTTGAACACCCTTCATCACCCTACTTGTTTCACCATCAACAGACATCACTGAAAAGGTATATGAAAAATCAGTGCAATTGTGGATAAAAGTGAACAAGAAAATAGGAGGTCTTAAATGAAAGAGAACTGACTTATGACAGGAAGATCCATCTCAAGTTCAACATGCTTCAAAAATTTAAATCCATCCAGGTCAGACATGTTAACATCAATGATCACAATGTCGAATCCATCCTTTCTTTCTCGGAGCAAATACAAAGCCTCTCGTGCTAGACCACATGTCGTCACTGAAACAAACCAGTAATAAGGTCTTCAAAAACCAAAAGATAGCAACTGTAAATTAGAGATAAATGGATTTCCTATAAGCTAAGAAGAAGCCTTTCATGTCTGTGTTTTACTAATGCATAAAACGCTACAATTCAAGCACCCAGTCTAGAAATTTCTCAGTGGCGCATGGGAATTTATGAGCAATTAACTCATTAGGAACAATATGCTCTCTGCCACAGCACCAAAGTAATACAATTGGAGAGACAACACGCGTATTGTTATCTTACAGTACAAGCTATCAGTTTAAAACTacatcaacatcaaaaccagaAGCACGACACACAACTTAAATGACCTAACTCCTGagttagaaaataaaattttgcatTAAACAAGTATGAGAATTTGTAAAAGTTCTGATTCAAAGATAATCAGAAATCACCAATTGATATTGGTGGCAAAAATGTGGTGAAGTAGCCATTGATAAAGGAGTTCGCGTGCTACAATATATAGCACTAACTTCATCAAATAACTCCAGACCAATTAAATTATCAAACCACAAACAGCTTACTCATTTTTTACTCAAGCATGACCTCCACATAGACGAATTAGAAGAAGTTCAGAACTCCAAGGGATACATTTACATCCCCAAAGAGGTGAAACAAATCCATGGAGCTATGAAACAAAATCTAATATTCAACAGTCTGCCtaaaaataacatcaaaaagGTTTCTTTAGACAAAGATGATTTACTTGTAATAGATTTGGAGGTGAAATAGAATGTCAATAATTGACTGTCAGTCTGAAAATCCTAAGAAttaatttcttcatcttctttttccccATTCTCAGAATTAATttcttaatcttctttttccccATTCTCTTTGATGCATCCATGAGCTTTCCCCAAGGTAAAAAATGATCATTTGAAGCAGTAATTAAACTTTGCGAAACAAAAATCTAAACCAGCATAGAACCAAAAGTGAACTTCAAACATACAAGCCATATTTTACGGCATATTTTACTTTTTGATCCACTCTTCCATTCCAATGATTCAATGGAAAATATTCTAACAATCAACATATGAGTACTGTAATAACTTAACTTATCTTTGGAACCTCCTACAGGTtattggttttaaatttgaaaaaccgataatatttggtttggttatggttatagtaaaaaataacctacaggagataattatatacataaaatttataattatttatatgtataatattaacttttcataaataattaaagatattttataccttttaattattaatttaattttaaactttatttttaagCCCTGAACACTAGACACCTTTCTCACATTTTACATTGCATAGAAGGGCATCAAAATTCTGGAAAtgataatggaaaaaaaaaaaatcgaaccgaaccgaaaaaaATAACCAAACCGATTTTAGGTAACTAACTGTGAAATATAGCCTTAAAATCAAGCTAAGTAAATGGACTATTTGAAATCCAAGATCATCCAACAAAACTCAAACAAATAAGGCAAAAGGGTGTCTTCTTGAAGTAGTAAAAACATAATTCAGGCtggaaaatccaaaatcatacaacaaattaaaaaaaataaaaaaaaaaacgatatAAAGGGTGTCTTTTTCAAGTggtaa contains these protein-coding regions:
- the LOC132067257 gene encoding two-component response regulator ARR11-like; this translates as MMENSKNSAGFSSPRTDTFPAGLRVLVVDDDPTWLKILEKMLKKCSYEVTTCGLAREALYLLRERKDGFDIVIIDVNMSDLDGFKFLKHVELEMDLPVIMMSVDGETSRVMKGVQHGACDYLLKPIRMKELRNIWQHVLRKKMQEARDTRNHELDQHDEVWMFNGSQILSGKKRKDFENKHDDKEMSDSRCVDSPSMKKARVVWTVDLHQKFVKAVNQIGYDSKFIEISVYSQVSCTK